AGGAAGATCCCCAGAGAGGCAGGAAACACCTGGGGCCTATACAGCTGCCCATAGCAACCTCAGAAAGTCAACAGGATGAAAAGCCATATAAACACAAGCCACACAACTTGGCTGAAGAAATGTTGACTTTGGCCCCAGCCTCATGGAGATAGGGGTGGCTTGGGGGGAAGCCTCTTTTCCCCCTGGACTCATTTGTTGACTGACTGCCCTGCAGAGGTGGAAGTCTTACCTCTGCAGCTGACACAGGCTTCTGACTGACTCCAGGGTGCTTTCTGCTGCTGTTGAGCTTACAACTGGGGAACTGATTCCATGGTTTTGCCACATTTTGGTGGCAGACACTAACCTACCACCGTGAGTTTTGAGGGTCACGTTACTTGTGAGAGGTGCTGGATGATGAATCACGTCAAAACAAAAGGAACATGGGACTTCtgtagtggtccagtggttgagaatctgtcttgcaatgcaggggacgccggttcgatccctggtcggggaactaagatcccacatgccacagggcaactaagcccacatgccacaactactgagccagcacgccacaactagagagcccgcatgagtgctgcaactaagacctgatgcagccaaaaaatataaataaataaatgcaaaattaaaaaaccccaaaaacaaaaggGACACTATCAGTCGAAACTCTTGGTTTACAAAAGACTGAAGTCATGACTCAAATTAGCttaaaccaaaaaaccaaaacaaaatacacaGGAAGGGCTAAGGGCCACCTGCTTCAGGTTAGACTGGATCTAGGTGCCTacacagggactttcctggtggtcaagaggttaagactccatgcttacaatgcagggggcacgtgtttgatccctgctctgggaactaagatcccacatggcatgtggcacaggcaaaaaaaaaaaaaaaaaaaaaagtgcttaaaCAATGTTGTGAAGGCATGGACTCCtcaacttctctttctctctaagaTCTGCCCTCTTCTGTTTTGTCttcattctcattaaaaaaaattttttttaactgaggctCATGGTCCAGAGATACAAATACAAAACAACCACAATGATGCTCCCAGAAGGCTTAAGTCCAGCTGATAGGTGGGGGTGAATGCACAAACGAGGAACAGCAGAGTGGCTGGTATCTAGGGTCAGAGTCTATGTGGGACATGGTCACGCCCTCCAGATCTCAGAGCTGTTGGGTGGCAAAAAATGACTCATGGCAGCTCCAGGCTTCCACTGTATGGCACCATGAGTGACACTGCTTCTATTTCAGACAAAGTGCCTGGGATGACTCTCATTGGTCCCACTTGAGTCACATGTTCATTCCCCGAACCAATCACTGTGGATAGAATCTCTGTGGATGGAAATTCTCTGATTGACGGGGCTAATTTGATAATGGATCTGtagaaccacatgagcatgtgaGAGGGACAGTCCCCCACAAACACTGGAGTGCCATGTCCAGAAGGGTATGCTGGATCCTAAGAGAATAGAACACAGACAACACTTACAAGTGCCTGGCTTTGATGGGGTTTCCAGTAAGGAGATGCCAACCCATTTCCATTGCCACCCCATCCCAGTCCTGGAAACATAAGCACAGGCAGCTCCCCCATCTTCCTGATCCAGGACCAATGTCGAATAATATGCTAGTGTATGGGAGGCCCCTGTTCTGTTTATCCACTCGcgtccattgatggacacttgggttgcttccaggtctgGGCTATTGCGAGTAGAGCTGCTAGGAGCACTCATGTACAAGTATTTGAGTCCCTGTTTTTAATTCTCTGGGGTGTGCACCTGGGAGTCAATGCCCTGACTCCAGTCTCACCCCCTCTCTCACCCCCTCTGTTGTATCCATGCCGATGACCAGGCAGTACCCGAGTGGAAGAGACACCCCTGGACCAAGCTGTTATGTGTGTGCGCCCTGTTCTGCCCACCCCGCCACACTGCCTCTCCCTCTCCGCCTTAGCGCTGCCCTGTGGATGCACAGACTTGGTGCATGACTTCCATTAGAAAGATTCAGTGGCAGGTGTCTGGGgaggggggaattccctggtggtccagtggttaggactcgacaTTTTCACTGccgggcccgggtttgatcccaaAATTCTGCTGCTGTGCAGtgcaaccaaaagaaaagaaagaaaaaagaaagattcagTGGGCCTTTGTTGGTTTTTCTCCCCAAAGTGGAGTTCTTTGTGTTGACACAGAGGATGCATGTTGTAGGCGGACATTTGTCTGCATGGACAGCCTGACAGCAGGGTCCCTGGACAAGGGGACCCCACTGGTAGACAGGTGGGTTGGAGGCCAGCCAGCAGCTGTCAGGTTGCAGCCAGAGGATTGCAGAAATCCTGTCTGTCCCTGTCCAGTAAGGAAATGAAGGCAGCATGCAAacaagaggcagagagacagggatcacttcttttctctcttttgtgtctTTCCTGTTTTCAGGAGAATTTCACACAACACAAAATTAACTGTTTTGACTGGACAATTTGGTGGGATAGAGAGTACATCCACGATGTTGTATAACCATCAGTCCTATCTAACTGTGGAACATATTTATCACCCCAAAGGAAACTCCATGCCCATTAGCAGgcactccccatcccctcccccagcccctgaccccaccatctacttcctgtctctgtggatgTGACTCCTCCAGGGACGCCCTCTGAGCAGAATAagatagtatttgtccttctgtgtctggcttctctcactgagcgtcacgtcctcaaggttcatccatgtcatagcaggtgtcagaatctccttcctttttgtggctgagtaatattccgctgtatggatggaccacattgtgttcatccattcatctgatgacggatatttgagttgtttccaccctTTGTCCattgtggataatgctgctatgaacgtgggtGTACAAGTATCCATTCAAGTCCGTGCTTTCCACTCTCTtctgtatatacccagaagtggaattgctggatttttGGGTAactttttgtttaactttttgaagaatcaCCACAGTGTTttgcacagcagctgcaccattttacatccgtACCTGTATGTGTTTTTGcattttgagaaattaaaacTAAGCAGAAAGATACATTGAAGAGATTCATTTTTTAGATGCAAATAATCTAGGCATTGCTTATAATAACATACCAGTtaaagagcattaaaaaaaaaaaatcagcagggcttccctggtggcacagtggttgagagtccgcctgccgatgcaggggacacgggttcgcgccccggtctgggaagatcccacatgccgcggagcggctgggcccgtgagccatggccgctgagcctgcgcatcctgagcctgtgctccgcaacgggagaggccacaacagtgaaaggcccgcgtactgcaaaaaaaaaaaaaaatcagcagagaattccctggcggttcagtggttaggactccgtgctttcactactgccaagggcccaggttcaatccctggttggggaacaagaTCCCACAACCAGTGCGGCagggccaaaaattaaaaaaaaaaaaatcagcaaaacagGGACCCTTGGCTAGCTTGGCTAGCTTGAGTGGGACATGCAGGGATGGAAAGatgtctctaaaaaaaaaaaaaaaagcggggcctccctggtggtgcagtggttaagagtccgcctgccgatgcaggggatacgggttcgtgccccggtctgggaggatcccatatgccgcggagcggctgggcccgtgagccatggccgctgggcctgcgcatccggagcctgtgctccgcaacgggaaaggccacaacagtgagaggcccgcataccacaaaaaaaaaaaaaaaaaaaaaaagaaaaaaaaaaaagttaaactaaaGCACACATTAATCTGagtatttagaaaagaaaagagtgaTTAGCTTCCAGCAGGGTGGCTTCCAGGAGTGCTGTTTCACGTAGGAATAGATTAGGAAACCAGGAGATGCTTTGCAAATTAAGAGGAGAAACACAGGGGGCTGGACTCTCAGGGTCCCGCAAGGTTGAGGAGCTGGGCTGCGGTGGGGACTCCAGGAAGTGGGTTCTCCCCTCCAGCCACCGCCTTCCAAGGGTAGACGTTGAACGGATTTTGGCAGGGGATTCCTTGGTTCTTGcaggaggggagcagggagaaaatggaaagatTGAAATTTTTCCCCCTTCAGGGTCCTTCTAGACCTAAATCTTTCTCCTTGCTTAACAGTGGGGTTAAACCACGGTCTTCCAACCCACCCCCCTGCACTGTGGACAATTTGGGAGGCTGTTTTGGGGGCGTCCTACGCATTGTGGGGTGTTTGGCAGCATCCCAGGTTTTGATGCCAGGAGGAACCCCAGGTGTAACAACCACAAATGTCCCCAGACATCGCCCAGTGTCCCCTGGGAGTGGGGGGACAAATTGCCCCTGGTTGAGACCCTCTGGGTTTAACCTCTTTAACCAGAATGAATAACCGGATTTGCTCATtagcatgttttaaaaattagcatgTTTTGCCTGGGAGAGTCAAGAGGTCCCTTTCGCCTACTGTAGAGATGGGAAAGTGAGGCCGGAGTCGGCTGGGGCCCCAGAGCAGTACTGGAACCAGACTGCATCCTGGTCTCCGGGAACAAGCTCTCCGGTGCCACGGGGCAGCAGCAAACTGGACTCGGGGAGTGACTGCAGCGGGTGGCGTGTGCCCCTCCACCTCAGTCTCTTCACTCTGCTGATTTCCCAAAGGGCCCCCAGGGTCGGACTTTTCCCGCCGCCCTGATGGGTCTCGAACCCTTAACTCAGAGCTCGCTCCTCTCTCCTGCAGGTCACAGGAGCAGCGTTCAAAGAAAGGGGCCGAGCGAGGCCGCGCGCGCCCGCGCGCCCGCGCGCCCTTGTGGGGATTGTAGTCCCGGCTCCGCCTCTGCCTCGCGCTGACTCCGCCCCTGGAACTACGCTCCCATCGTGCCCCGCGGCGCCAGGCGGTGGCGGAGGCGGGGCAGGCGGGCCGGTTGCTAAGACTTGGTGAGGTGCGGCGCTTCCGCCCGTCTCGTCAGGTAAGCGCACGGCTCCGGGGTCTCGGGCTTTTGCGTCCCAGGCTCCCGCGGAGGGCGAGCGGGAGCTGGGGCGGGGGTCGCGGCTGCGGTGGACGCCGGCCGCGCGGGGAGCTAGTAAGCAAACTGGGCCGGGCTCGTGCGCGCCTCGCGCGTGCGCGGGGAGCGGCGCGTGTACGTGTGCGCGTGCGCGCGGGGCTGCCGGGCCGCGGGACCCCGGCCTCCGCGCCATCAACCTTCTGCGCGTGCGCGCGCCCCTGCCGTCCGTGGTGGAGACCCCGTGCCCCAGCTGTTTCCGGCGTGCTTTGCCCAGGGGTCATCTCGGCCAGCTCTCTACCGCCGGGATGTCCACTGGACTGTCCACTTACCAGCTTCCCGCCCGCTTTGGGGGAAAGGCCCCAATCTTTCTGTACGTCCTAAACATTGATAATCCTTCCTGATACTTAAGGAAAGTGAGTTTTCAAGACCTTTTAAAATTGTGACCTCTGGTCTCTCCCACACTCCACATGCGCGAGGTTCTCAAATTTTCATGCACGAAGGCCCACTTATAGGGTGGCCAGGTTCTGCAAATAAACATGCAGGTTGCCCCCTTAAATTGGAATTTAGTgtaaacaacacacacacatatattttaaaatacgtaTATCCCAGTGATTGCATGGGACAACAATTATACTAAAAATTTATCTGCTCATCTGGAATTCGAATTTAGCGAGACGTCCTGCATGTTATCTGCAGACCCCACTCTGTTggggagcttgtcagaaatgcagattttGGGGCCCTCCCCCTCCTATGGGGCCGAGTCCTGGAAACAGTATTTCAAACCAGCACACACCCAGACAGTGTGAGTCAGGAGACTCCAGCCCTGGCTGTTATTCTGCTCAgggctccccaccctccctccaggcccagcTCTGGGTCACCGCCTCCGAGGAGCCCGCCTGGAGTCTGCCCGTCACAGGGCACTGGGCCCCTGAGCCTCCTGTGGATTTTATCACTTTCTGCCCCAGGCAGCCGTGCATGGCAGTGGCAGTGGATCCCATTTCACAGTGggggaagctgggggtggggttagGACAGGTAACACCAGGTCTCAGCCAGGAAACTGTGGGCTGGGTGAGGGCTTCGGGGCAGGGCCTAGACACACCCAGGGGTGAGATAAGGCCCCTTCCTCTGGTTGGGTGTCACCTTCAGAGCCTGACTCAGCTTGCTGAATAAGCCCCGTTGCCTCCTCGGACCCCAGACCCACAGCCCAGGAGTTCCAGGGCACCCAGTGAGGGGACTGGCTGTTAGGTGTCCTGGCTCCCTGGTTCCGCAGACCCTCCAGGGCCTGCCCCACGCAGTTGAGTCCTCCCTGAGCCTGGCAGCTGGTGCCCGCCACAGAGGCTACAACCATAAGTGTAAACAGTTGTGAAAGGGGCTGTCCCCCCCCCCCATTGTAGCACAGGCACCTTTAGGAGGTGCCCTCGCTGTAGGCAGAAGGAGGTGGATGCACCCAGGGAAGGGCCTGAGCTTGGCGGGAGCAGCAAAGAGCACAGCGGGCGGGGGGGCGCAGTGGGGTGCCCAGAGCTGGGGGGTGGATGTGGGGCTTCAAGGACGAAAAGAGGACCAGGTCAGCTCTGAGTGTGCGCGCTTAGGTCCCCGGGGATGATGAAGCAAGTTGCTGGGCGGGTCACCCTCTGCAGACCctgtttctcatctgtagaagggGCTCAGGACCCCCATTGTCCGGGGCTCAGAAGGCAGATTTGGGGAGCTGCTGGCCACCTGGCCTTAGCGTCAGGTCCTGGTGTGTCCTCCCAGCCACGTGGCCCCAGGCAAGTTCCTTGGCCTCTAGAAAGGGAACAGCCCCACAGTCTCTGTCCTGGGTCATGGGAAGGAGTCGGGGAGCCTGTTCACGGCAGTGTGAGGACGTGCGGTGGTTCCAGCACCAGCAGCGGTCACGAGGTGCTGGGCCTCGTTTGGGGCCGGCTGCCCTGGCGACCACCAGATGTCCTCCACCACCCCCAAGAAGcagcagctttactgagatatgatTCACACACTGTGTGgttcacccacttaaagtgtatGTTTGAGTGTTTTTTAGTGTATTTACTATGTTGTGTGATCATCacgtctaattccagaacattccatccccCCAACAGGAACTCTGTCCCCATCAGCAGTCATTCCCCATCCCCTCCACCAGCCCCTGACAGCCACGAACCcactctctgtgtctgtggatctgcctgttctggacgtttcccatcaatggaagcacacactgtgtgtccttctgtgtctggcttctctcactgagcatcatgttCTCAGGGTCCATCCACGCTGTAGCGAGTGTCAGGACTTCAccccttttcatggctgagtgatgctCCCGTGTGTGGAGGGACCACGTTGTGTTTATCTGTCCATCTTtctgtggacatttgggttgtgtccACCTTTTGCTGCTATGAATCCTGCTGCTGCAAACATGCGTGTGCAGGTGCCTGTGTGGATGTGTGTCTCAGTTCTGGACACACACCTAGGAGCGGATAGTGGCCTGCTGTGGTTTTTAGGCATCCTCCCTGGGAGCCGGCAGCCCGGCCAGCAGTGTCCCAATGGCAGCCCCCTGTATTTGTCGCTTGTTTTATTTTGATCACACAGAGCTTGCATTCTTGGAGACACAAACGGGACTGTGTCTGTCTTGCCTGGGAGACAATTCTCTCTTGCCTGGGAGACAATGGGAGCTTTTGTGGCCTGGGGCAGGCTGTGCAGGCCCTGGCATCCTGGGCACAGTGTGTGCCGGGAGCAGATTCAGAGCCAGTGCCCCGGACCCTCCTGAGGGCCCCTCCTGGCACGGGCGTCATGGGCGCCCGAGGGGCCCATCCATGCTGCCGCTTCTCAGAGCTGCCATCTGCACCCCTGGTCCTGTGCGTTTGCTGAGCTTGTATCGTGAGCTTCAGACAGGCGGTGGTGGGCGAGGACCTACCGTGTCCTCTGGGGGGCCTGTGAGCTGGGGCACATCACAGGAGCAAAAGCCTCGTCCCGGGGGAGAGGCGGAAGGGGCTGGCCCACTCCAAGACGCCGCCAGGGTGCAGGGCGCTGCGGGCATGGCACCGAGATCCTCTGGGGTTCTGCGAAGGTCATCTGTAGTGCATCTCTAATGTCATCCAAGGCAGCCCTGACCAGTAGGAATATAATGCGGGGCATGTATGTGAGATGAAGCGTTTAGAAGCCATGTTTTTGAAAAGTACGAAGAAACAGGTGACCTTAACGTTAGTAATACGTTTCTTTAACCTGAGACAGGCAGAGTGTTCCCACTTCAGCACGTAGTCAACATAGTCGTTCCCCGGTATCCGTGGGGAACTTGTTCCAGGACTCCCAAGAATAACAAAATCCGAGGATGCTCAGAGCCCTTATATAAAACGGTGTAGTGCAGATGGTCCTTGGTATCCATGGAATACAGAAAAAACTGAGACAGTTCATGTTCATTCTTTTGTATTAAGTCTCTGAGGTCCGGTGTGCATTCTCCCAACATGAGACATCTCAAagcaaaagggggaaaaaagacaccGTAACGAGGGCGGTTTAAACTCTGTGCAAAGCAAGTATTAGTAGGCGATGAGTGAGAGCACGACCGCTGATGCGTCTCGCTCGGTTGGACGAGCCTCCAGATTCGGCACGCTCCTGGGACCGACCCTCGTCCGGCCCAGCAGGCTTCCCGCAGCTGAGGATGATGCCCTGCTCCGGTGTCTGTCCCCGCAGTCGGAGCCCTGCAGAGGATGGACCCCACCCCGGGCGACGTGGAGCCGCACAGAGACGCGAAGGCCGGGAGCTCCGAGCCAGAGCCGGCGTGGCAGGCcctccccatcctgtctgagcagcAGTCGGGTGCTGTGGAGCTGGTGCTGGCCTACGCCGCGCCGGTCCTGGATAAGCGCCAGACCTCACGCCTTCTCAAGGAGGTGTCAGCCGTCCACCCGCTGCCCGCACAGCCTCACCTCAAGAGGGTGCGACCCAGCCCCCGCCCCGGCTGCCCACACGCGCTGGAGATCCTGTTGTGCCTGGCGGGGCCGGCCGCGGGCATGAGATCGCTGGCCGAGCTCCTCCCACCGCCGGCCGTGGACCCCCGTGGCCTGGGGCAGCCCTTCTTGGTGCCCGTGCCCGCGCGGCCGCCCCTGACCAGGGGCCAGTTCGAGGAGGCACGCGCCCACTGGCCCACCACCTTCCACGAGGACCGGCAGGTGACCCGAGCCCTGGCCGGGCAGCTCTTCTCGGCGCAGGAGCGGGTGGCGATGCAGGGCCACATGGAGCGGGCCGTGTGGGCCGCGCAGCAGGCAGC
This window of the Mesoplodon densirostris isolate mMesDen1 chromosome 3, mMesDen1 primary haplotype, whole genome shotgun sequence genome carries:
- the ADAT3 gene encoding probable inactive tRNA-specific adenosine deaminase-like protein 3, producing the protein MDPTPGDVEPHRDAKAGSSEPEPAWQALPILSEQQSGAVELVLAYAAPVLDKRQTSRLLKEVSAVHPLPAQPHLKRVRPSPRPGCPHALEILLCLAGPAAGMRSLAELLPPPAVDPRGLGQPFLVPVPARPPLTRGQFEEARAHWPTTFHEDRQVTRALAGQLFSAQERVAMQGHMERAVWAAQQAASRGLRAVGAVVVEPASGRVLATGHDCSSAAGPLLHATMVCIDLVARGQGRGAYDLAPHPACSFAPAAAPAGVRAGSVRKLDEDADGLPYVCTGYDLYVTREPCAMCAMALVHSRVRRVFYGAPSPDGALGTRFRLHTQPDLNHRFQAFCGVLEAQCRRLDPDA